One Aphelocoma coerulescens isolate FSJ_1873_10779 chromosome 8, UR_Acoe_1.0, whole genome shotgun sequence genomic region harbors:
- the PRKAB2 gene encoding 5'-AMP-activated protein kinase subunit beta-2 isoform X2, which produces MGNTTSERVSGERHGSKSHRSDGSSASHPAKEHPHKIMVGSTDDPSVFSSHDSKIPGDKEFVSWQPDLEESVKPSQQARPTVIRWADGGKEVFISGSFNNWSTKIPLIKSHNDFVAILDLPEGEHQYKFFVDGQWVHDPSEPVVTSQMGTINNLIHVKKSDFEVFDALKVDSLESSETSDLSSSPPGPYGQEMYVYRPEERFKSPPILPPHLLQVILNKDTNISCDPALLPEPNHVMLNHLYALSIKDGVMVLSATHRYKKKYVTTLLYKPI; this is translated from the exons ATGGGGAACACCACCAGCGAAAGGGTGTCTGGGGAGCGCCATGGCTCCAAGTCCCACCGCTCGGATGGCTCCAGTGCCTCCCACCCCGCCAAGGAACACCCACACAAGATCATGGTGGGCAGCACCGATGATCCCAGCGTTTTCAGCTCCCATGACTCGAAG ATTCCTGGGGACAAGGAGTTTGTGTCGTGGCAGCCAGATCTGGAGGAGTCAGTGAAACCATCTCAACAGGCTCGTCCAACTGTGATACGCTGGGCTGATGGAGGCAAAGAGGTCTTCATCTCTGGATCCTTCAACAACTGGAGCACCAAGATCCCACTCATCAAGAG CCACAACGACTTTGTTGCTATCTTGGACCTTCCAGAAGGAGAGCACCAGTACAAATTTTTTGTGGATGGCCAGTGGGTCCATGATCCATCTGAG CCTGTGGTTACCAGCCAGATGGGGACGATAAACAACCTCATCCACGTCAAGAAGTCTGACTTTGAGGTGTTTGATGCATTGAAGGTGGATTCCTTGGAGAGCTCAGAAACCTCAG ATTTATCCAGCTCCCCACCGGGACCTTATGGCCAAGAGATGTACGTATACCGGCCCGAGGAGCGCTTCAAATCCCCACCCATCCTCCCGCCTCACCTCCTCCAGGTCATCCTCAACAAGGACACCAATATCTCG TGtgacccagcactgctgcccgAGCCCAACCACGTCATGCTCAATCACCTCTACGCACTCTCCATCAAG GACGGCGTGATGGTGCTCAGTGCCACGCACCGCTACAAGAAGAAGTACGTCACCACGCTGCTGTACAAGCCCATCTGA
- the PRKAB2 gene encoding 5'-AMP-activated protein kinase subunit beta-2 isoform X1, with the protein MGNTTSERVSGERHGSKSHRSDGSSASHPAKEHPHKIMVGSTDDPSVFSSHDSKIPGDKEFVSWQPDLEESVKPSQQARPTVIRWADGGKEVFISGSFNNWSTKIPLIKSHNDFVAILDLPEGEHQYKFFVDGQWVHDPSEPVVTSQMGTINNLIHVKKSDFEVFDALKVDSLESSETSGRDLSSSPPGPYGQEMYVYRPEERFKSPPILPPHLLQVILNKDTNISCDPALLPEPNHVMLNHLYALSIKDGVMVLSATHRYKKKYVTTLLYKPI; encoded by the exons ATGGGGAACACCACCAGCGAAAGGGTGTCTGGGGAGCGCCATGGCTCCAAGTCCCACCGCTCGGATGGCTCCAGTGCCTCCCACCCCGCCAAGGAACACCCACACAAGATCATGGTGGGCAGCACCGATGATCCCAGCGTTTTCAGCTCCCATGACTCGAAG ATTCCTGGGGACAAGGAGTTTGTGTCGTGGCAGCCAGATCTGGAGGAGTCAGTGAAACCATCTCAACAGGCTCGTCCAACTGTGATACGCTGGGCTGATGGAGGCAAAGAGGTCTTCATCTCTGGATCCTTCAACAACTGGAGCACCAAGATCCCACTCATCAAGAG CCACAACGACTTTGTTGCTATCTTGGACCTTCCAGAAGGAGAGCACCAGTACAAATTTTTTGTGGATGGCCAGTGGGTCCATGATCCATCTGAG CCTGTGGTTACCAGCCAGATGGGGACGATAAACAACCTCATCCACGTCAAGAAGTCTGACTTTGAGGTGTTTGATGCATTGAAGGTGGATTCCTTGGAGAGCTCAGAAACCTCAGGTCGGG ATTTATCCAGCTCCCCACCGGGACCTTATGGCCAAGAGATGTACGTATACCGGCCCGAGGAGCGCTTCAAATCCCCACCCATCCTCCCGCCTCACCTCCTCCAGGTCATCCTCAACAAGGACACCAATATCTCG TGtgacccagcactgctgcccgAGCCCAACCACGTCATGCTCAATCACCTCTACGCACTCTCCATCAAG GACGGCGTGATGGTGCTCAGTGCCACGCACCGCTACAAGAAGAAGTACGTCACCACGCTGCTGTACAAGCCCATCTGA